The nucleotide window ATCAAACCCAGCGACCAACAAGTAATGGATACGTTCTAGCAAAGCGTAGTCGAGGATCCAGGCCGTTTTTGGAGGTGTGCCGACTAAACCTTGAACCACAGACGCGCTATCAAAATGACGGAATACGGTAAGTGCAGCATTGGGGTTATCACCATTGCCCGTCCAAAGTACATCGGTTGTCAGGTGTTTGCCGCCTTCGAACCACTTGTTCATAAACTCAGACTTGGCTTCCAAATAGCGAGTTTGTTGCTTGGAGTATTTCACCCAATTGGTAATAGGTACCGTATTGCTTTCAAGCTCACTCGGCAATTTTAGGTTGTCAGCTTGTTGTTGATAGAAAGCATTCACTTCCGGTAAGTCGGCTTTGTCTGGGTCCAGGAACAATACCCAAAAGCGATCATTAATTACGTTAAGAGCGAGCTGACCTCGGCACACTGGCCCTTTAATATACGCCATGATCGTATTCTGAGCGTTATCAAGCATGAACTTGAAACGCGCATTGACTGGTAGATCTTTAAAAGCAGTCATTGGATTTGCAGCTACAGCAATATCGTAACTTGGCAGTGTATTTACCTCATAGTCAGGCTTAATAAACCACTGGTACCATGATTCTAACCTGCGCGTATTGAGCGCGAAGGGCATATGAGTTTTGTCAACGATGGTGCTTCTAACGGGTACTAGGCGATAGTAGACGCGATCAACTCCCGGGTTATCATAAGGTCGGCGCGTGACCACTCTTTCAATCGGTTTGCCTGGTGGTGTTGTAGAACGAACGATGGTGAAAAAACGGCGTTCGGTTTCAACTTCAGAGAAGTAAAGATGCGCTAAATAGAGGTGCTCATAAATATAACGGGCCGTTAGTTGGTGTTTTAATGCGTCATGATTGAGCAGTTTTTCATACTCATTGACCAAGCTTTGTTCTTCATTCGTGAGCGGTAACGGCTTATTCATTTTTGCACCATTGCCGAGCCAACCGACCAAAGTTTGATATTCGTCGTTGCTAATGCCAGGCATACCAAATGGCATCCCCCATAACGGATAGTCAGCTTCGTACGAATCGTACTCTTCAATTGTCGGACAGACTTGCTCACGATCAATTGAAAAATCAAAACCTTCAAGTTGATCCGTTTCTGGTAGCGGATGACGAGCTTTTTGGGTCAGCATTCTAGCCACAAGACCGGCATCTAGATTTCCTGACAAAGATTGCTCACGTTCGTTAAGGGCGGGGAAAAAGCCGAGCTTACGCCATTCATAGGTCGTTTGGGCATCTTCAAACAAGCGTGTAGGCTGTGACGCAGTTAAACGTGTACCTTGATACACCAACTCTTTGCTTGAACCACGATCAATACCATCTACCGAAGATAGCTTGAGTTGGCAAGGCGCATCGTAACAGGCATGACATACCACACAACGATTGTCTATGATGGGTTTTACCTCAGAGAGGAAGAAGTCAGAGTCCGGAGAAGAAAGAGGAACGGTACGTTCTCTAACTTTGGGTTCACCAAATAACTGGTCATAGTTGAGGCCTGCGTAAGTAGCACACCCTGAAAAAACTAGGATAAGCAGGGTAAGTGAAAATCGTCTTAATGTCATAGTTAGCTCTCAATGCATCGCACACAGTGCGAGTGTTTCCTTTTGCATAAAGCTAATTTTCATGGATAACACGATAATTTTCCAACTCTAATTGGAAAAGAGGTGTTTGATAGCAGGGTAAGTAAACAAAAAAAGGCCTGACGATAAGTCGTCAGGCCTTTATGCGATATTTTTTAGCTTGAGCGTTATGCCGCTTTAAGCTCAGCCGCTTTCTGTTCAGAAATTGGTTTAGTCACCAGTGAGAGTACAACACATACGCCCATCATTACTGCAGAAATCGTGTACGCTAGGTTGTAACCACCACCATGAGTCATTGAGTAACCCACGATAGCTGCACCGATTGCGCCGCCGATACCCCATGACGTGTATAGCACGCCGTAGTTAGTGCCGTAGTTCTTAAGGCCATAGTATTCAGCCGTTAGCGATGGGAATACCGCTAGTAGTGTACCGTAACCAACTGCTGCAACCGCTGTACCGATAATCAACATGAACTCAGAGGTAAATGTTGAGAACAGTACCATGTTTACGCCTTGAAGGATGAACGCGAGCATTAGCGTACGAACACCACCGATCTTGTCTGAAAGGATACCTGCTGCGATACGACCGCCAGAGTTGAAGATAGCCAGTAGAGAAGCCAAGTAAACCGCATTTGGTAGGTTCGCTTGTACACTTGCAATGTTTGTGATGTTACCGATGATCATAAGACCGGCAGCTGCTGCAAATGCGTACATTACCCAAAGTGAATAGAACTGAGGCGTTTTAAGCATTGCTTTCCAGCTCATGTCTGCCGCTTTTTTCACTTGAACAGGCGCTTTACCCGCTTTTACTTTTGGCTCTTGTGGCTGATAACCCGCTGGTGGGTTGTTAATTGTTGCTGCAAGTGGTACTGCAACAACAAGTACGCCAACACCTAGCACCATAAAAGTAGAGCTAATACCCATAGAACCAATCAGAGAAGAGGTTAGGGGAGCTAGGTATACAGCTGCTAGACCAAAGCCTGCTGCAATTAAACCATTTACCATGCCTTTCTTAGAAGGGTGGAACCATTTCATTGCAGAAGGAGATAGACATGCATAACCAAAGCCGATACCAGCACCAGTGATCATGCCGAACGTAATGTTAAGCATCATTACCGATTGAGCAAAGCTTGATGCAATCATACCAAGGCCTGTTAACGTTGCACCCAGAATAAGGATGTTACGTGGACCCATACGGTCTTGAAGTACGCCAGCCACAAGAAGGCAGATAGAGAAAGTGATGGTTGCAATCGCATAAGGTGAAGAGGCATCTGCCGCGCTCCAACCCCATTCACTTACTAGGGCTTTGTTAAATACACTCCAAGCATACAGGATGCCAAGACAAAGGTTGATACAGAATCCTGCAATGAGGATACGCATGGCTTTATCAATCTTGCTCATTTTTGTTCTCTGATATGTCGAACAACGTTCGGGGGGTTAAACACTCAAATTTAGTTTGCGTTTATCAACAGATGACGCAAAGGAGCGCGGATTATAACCAATAATAATGTGATTGGAATCGATTTTTTCGATTTAATTCAATTAATTTATTGATGTAGCAGATATGTAAATTAGATATTAATTTGACGTATGAATTATTTCCCATCTTCGTGGGATCACAAATTTAGCAAGTATCAAAAAAAAATCTTATGTAAATACATTGTTACAACCGAAAATTCATCGAGCGTAAAATACGTAACATACTGTTACTCTTGGTAATCTCTATTTTTGATTGTTGTGCAAATGTAACGAGAAATGAATGAACAAAAAGCACACTAAAAACGACTAAAAAGCGCACTTGAAATGTCATTAATAAGGAATCACAATACCCGTAAAATGAGATTTCAAAATTGAAAATGGACATTTCAAACGCGTTTGTAATTATTTGTTGAGGTGACGTATGTTCATGACCAAAATTCTAATGTTGCTAGGTGTGTCTCTTGGAGCGGGCTATGCAGCCGCGGACCACATCCACTCTTATCTTCTTGGTTTATCTATTGCTTCTCTTGCAGTTGGTGCTTGTTACATGATCGCATTTGCGAGCACACGTTTCCCACAGTTTGCGATGGGGCTGCTGCTGTTGGGGTCTATGGCGAAGCTTGTCGTCACTGTGGTAGGGGTAGGCCTAAGTATTTCGAACGACATGATTACGTCACCAATTGTGTTTGCACTTTCCTATTTGTTCTACATTATCGCAGTGAGCTACTTGTGGTTTAGCTATCGCGATAGCATCACACCTGTGCCGAAAGGATTAAAAACGCACGCAGCATAATCACCCGTTAGGGTATGTTACCTGAACGCAAAAGCCGCCTGCTCGAATTGAAGAGCAGGCGGCTTTTTCATTTTACATGTTACCTTTTTCAAAACCTTCATTGGTTGAGCACATCAATTGTGCGTAACTTAACCGATTTTGATGCTCGTTGGTGCCTTGTTTTTTGTAGCGAGCGGTTAACATTTCATTTCGAAAGCGGGAAAGTTTGGCGACTAAAAAATAGTTTGCCGCCAATCAACAACCCCTCTTGTTTAGAACAGATATTCCAAAGTAACGGACCAGTTTCTGCCAGGTTGGGTATACAAGTCATAGTTTTTTGGAGACATAGAGCCCGGCGTTACCGTTTTCGATCTTAAATCGTCATGCAACCAGTATTTGGTATCAAAGGCGTTAAACAAGCCTGCTCGCAAGGTAAGGTCTTGCATCGGGCGGTAGTATGCAGTCAGATCGACAACAGCATAACCAGGTGCATCAACATTCTTTTTGCTTGCTTCTGCATCTTTGTCTTGCCATTCGGTTTTACGACTAGCCATTGTTACCGAGCTTAGTATGCCCCAATTGTTGGCTGCGTTGTCATAACCAAGTGCAAATACGGAGCGAGCTGGGGTAATAGTGTCGAGCTGCTCTCCTGTATTTTTGTCCTCACCATCGGTGTAGGTAAGTGAAAAGCGCGAGTACATTCCTTGCGGAGCACCTAACCATTCATCAAGCGCCACATTAGTAGAGAACTCAACGCCGCGAATATCAACATTGTCTAGATTGACCATGGTGTACACATCTTTACCACTGACTGGATCCGTTCCAAGATCTTTTTGAGAAATGAAATCGGTGTACTGATTGTAGAAACCAACAAGCTCATAGGTCGCGTTTTGTGATTGGCTACGGAAACCAACCTCATACGATGTGCTGCGTTCCGACTTTAGGTTTGGGTTAGCCTTAATGATGGCACCTTGGTTATAGGTGTAATACAAATCATGAACTGTGGGCGCTTTAAAGCCTTGGCTAATTTGACCGAATACACTGTATTGCTGAGTCAAGTGATAAACCGCACCTAACTTGGCAGAAAAATCCTCATCCTGATAAGCACTGACTTCATTGCTATAGCCATCACTTTGTTTTGGATCGGTTTTGAAACTGTCATAACGAAGACCCGCATTAAGGACGAGTTGTTCATTCAACAAGAAAATTTGGTCGTCAATGAATAAGCCAAAGTTGGTTGTTGTGGCATCTGGCACACCAGTCGAGCCAACACTATTCCCTGATTGTTTGTAATCATCGTTATTCAGTTGGAAGCGATTATCTTTGTAGCTAGCGCCGTATGTTAATAAGTGATAATGGCTATCGAAATCCAATTGTTTGTGGAGCTGAGTATCAAACTGCCAAGAGCGGTCTTCCGCATCTCGTTGTCTTAATCGGTCGCCGTATAGGTTGGTGTTATCAAAGTTTTTATTTAGGCTACGACTATCTTGGTAGTTGATAGACCAATTAAGATCATCGGCCACTACGCTATTCAGTTGCCATTGATGTTCAAAACCTAAGCGCAAGCGTTTGTTCTCATCTGAGGTATTTCGCGAGTTGTAGGTAAAGTCCATTGGCCCCATTGGTATTGAAATACCGTAGTAGGAGAGCTCATCTTCTTTGTGGGTATAGTTGTAATACTCGCCCGTCAATCCAATGCGGTGATTCTCATTGAGCTGATAAAACGCTTTTGCTAATACATTGCCGAGCTGTTTGCTGGCAGGGTTTG belongs to Vibrio sp. 10N and includes:
- a CDS encoding fatty acid cis/trans isomerase codes for the protein MTLRRFSLTLLILVFSGCATYAGLNYDQLFGEPKVRERTVPLSSPDSDFFLSEVKPIIDNRCVVCHACYDAPCQLKLSSVDGIDRGSSKELVYQGTRLTASQPTRLFEDAQTTYEWRKLGFFPALNEREQSLSGNLDAGLVARMLTQKARHPLPETDQLEGFDFSIDREQVCPTIEEYDSYEADYPLWGMPFGMPGISNDEYQTLVGWLGNGAKMNKPLPLTNEEQSLVNEYEKLLNHDALKHQLTARYIYEHLYLAHLYFSEVETERRFFTIVRSTTPPGKPIERVVTRRPYDNPGVDRVYYRLVPVRSTIVDKTHMPFALNTRRLESWYQWFIKPDYEVNTLPSYDIAVAANPMTAFKDLPVNARFKFMLDNAQNTIMAYIKGPVCRGQLALNVINDRFWVLFLDPDKADLPEVNAFYQQQADNLKLPSELESNTVPITNWVKYSKQQTRYLEAKSEFMNKWFEGGKHLTTDVLWTGNGDNPNAALTVFRHFDSASVVQGLVGTPPKTAWILDYALLERIHYLLVAGFDVYGNFGHQLITRMFMDFLRMEGESNFLALLPNTVRHKEFSSWYQEQSPQFSEFLQRNIQPFSQPTQVLYLTEDYKQELYDKIQKQLSPVLHDRFDIVNTGFSAENEALLRTIDDIKGEGLETVPQIVMVMIEAENGNQQLFTLLHNNAHINISSLFSEEKNRDYKNDDLTFVRGVIGSYPGAYLSLKESDIENFVNALRNIKGEEDYVKLLDNYAVRRSSPDFWQFSDQVHEFYQRTQPIEFGLLDYNRFENR
- a CDS encoding L-lactate MFS transporter, with the protein product MSKIDKAMRILIAGFCINLCLGILYAWSVFNKALVSEWGWSAADASSPYAIATITFSICLLVAGVLQDRMGPRNILILGATLTGLGMIASSFAQSVMMLNITFGMITGAGIGFGYACLSPSAMKWFHPSKKGMVNGLIAAGFGLAAVYLAPLTSSLIGSMGISSTFMVLGVGVLVVAVPLAATINNPPAGYQPQEPKVKAGKAPVQVKKAADMSWKAMLKTPQFYSLWVMYAFAAAAGLMIIGNITNIASVQANLPNAVYLASLLAIFNSGGRIAAGILSDKIGGVRTLMLAFILQGVNMVLFSTFTSEFMLIIGTAVAAVGYGTLLAVFPSLTAEYYGLKNYGTNYGVLYTSWGIGGAIGAAIVGYSMTHGGGYNLAYTISAVMMGVCVVLSLVTKPISEQKAAELKAA
- a CDS encoding NADH:ubiquinone oxidoreductase produces the protein MTKILMLLGVSLGAGYAAADHIHSYLLGLSIASLAVGACYMIAFASTRFPQFAMGLLLLGSMAKLVVTVVGVGLSISNDMITSPIVFALSYLFYIIAVSYLWFSYRDSITPVPKGLKTHAA
- a CDS encoding TonB-dependent hemoglobin/transferrin/lactoferrin family receptor, with the protein product MYQFPFKKQLIATSVLLALSPQLRAEIDAKSYDDVVVVSGTKTPQAYSDVSTSISKVTSEEFEKTMASDIKQAVKYLPGVEAEGSGRFGLSGFNIRGMNGSRVKIMVDGVQQPVAYNPGAGEQRKYPNAIEVDTLATIEVNKGASSSLFGSDAVAGAVVMRTKNPDDVLVTEGNEHRFGIKTGYSSADENFKTTATWAMRQDKLETLLMLTYADGSETKTHGSGSDVVGDQRGAANPASKQLGNVLAKAFYQLNENHRIGLTGEYYNYTHKEDELSYYGISIPMGPMDFTYNSRNTSDENKRLRLGFEHQWQLNSVVADDLNWSINYQDSRSLNKNFDNTNLYGDRLRQRDAEDRSWQFDTQLHKQLDFDSHYHLLTYGASYKDNRFQLNNDDYKQSGNSVGSTGVPDATTTNFGLFIDDQIFLLNEQLVLNAGLRYDSFKTDPKQSDGYSNEVSAYQDEDFSAKLGAVYHLTQQYSVFGQISQGFKAPTVHDLYYTYNQGAIIKANPNLKSERSTSYEVGFRSQSQNATYELVGFYNQYTDFISQKDLGTDPVSGKDVYTMVNLDNVDIRGVEFSTNVALDEWLGAPQGMYSRFSLTYTDGEDKNTGEQLDTITPARSVFALGYDNAANNWGILSSVTMASRKTEWQDKDAEASKKNVDAPGYAVVDLTAYYRPMQDLTLRAGLFNAFDTKYWLHDDLRSKTVTPGSMSPKNYDLYTQPGRNWSVTLEYLF